The proteins below are encoded in one region of Rhizobium sp. 9140:
- the argC gene encoding N-acetyl-gamma-glutamyl-phosphate reductase — protein MTAKIFIDGEHGTTGLQIRARMADRKDVELLSIPAAERRNAALREDLLNSADVAILCLPDDASKEAVAMLAGNNSVRIIDTSTAYRVAPDWAYGFAEMDAAQADKIRAARLVANPGCYPTGAIGLVRPLRQAGILPETYPVSVNAISGYTGGGKQMIAQIEDPANPDPITSPGFLYGLPLKHKHVAEMKTHGMLGRTPLFSPSVGKFPQGMIVQVPLFLEDVGNGATLESIHGALFEHYAGQSIVEVVPLETSAALPRVDAVELAGTDRMKLFVFGTPGGEHVNLVALLDNLGKGASGAAVQNMDLMLSA, from the coding sequence ATGACGGCTAAGATCTTCATCGATGGCGAACACGGCACCACAGGGCTGCAGATCCGCGCCCGTATGGCCGATCGCAAGGATGTCGAGCTCCTGTCGATCCCCGCGGCGGAACGGCGCAATGCGGCCTTGCGCGAAGACCTTCTGAACAGCGCCGACGTCGCCATTCTCTGCCTTCCGGACGATGCCTCCAAAGAGGCTGTCGCCATGCTGGCCGGCAACAACAGCGTCCGCATCATCGACACGTCGACCGCTTACCGCGTGGCGCCCGACTGGGCCTATGGCTTTGCGGAAATGGATGCCGCCCAGGCCGACAAGATCCGCGCCGCACGCCTCGTCGCCAATCCCGGGTGCTACCCGACCGGCGCCATAGGCCTCGTGCGGCCGCTGCGGCAGGCAGGCATCCTGCCGGAGACCTATCCGGTCAGCGTCAACGCGATCTCCGGCTATACCGGCGGCGGCAAGCAGATGATCGCGCAGATCGAAGACCCAGCGAACCCCGATCCCATCACCTCGCCCGGCTTCCTCTACGGCCTGCCGCTGAAGCACAAGCATGTGGCCGAGATGAAGACCCATGGCATGCTGGGACGCACGCCGCTGTTCTCGCCCTCCGTCGGCAAGTTTCCGCAGGGCATGATCGTGCAGGTTCCGCTGTTCCTCGAAGACGTCGGCAACGGTGCGACGCTTGAGAGCATCCACGGCGCGCTCTTTGAGCATTATGCGGGCCAGTCGATCGTGGAGGTCGTACCACTGGAAACCAGTGCCGCCCTGCCCCGCGTCGATGCCGTCGAACTCGCGGGTACGGACCGCATGAAGCTCTTCGTCTTCGGCACGCCGGGCGGCGAGCACGTCAACCTCGTGGCGCTGCTCGACAATCTCGGCAAGGGCGCCTCGGGCGCGGCCGTGCAGAACATGGACCTGATGCTGTCGGCCTGA
- a CDS encoding COX15/CtaA family protein: MIEERLTRQMDTARRNRRQIRIWLGVVVFALFALVLVGGATRLTESGLSITEWKPIHGVIPPLSEAEWDEEFTLYKQIPQYSQVNSDMTVEGFKTIFWWEWAHRALARSIGVIFALPLAVFWLTGRIERRLKLPLLGILALGGFQGFIGWWMVSSGLVNRTDVSQYRLATHLIIACLIFSACLWILRGLSPHRNDAPPTRYSILVAAGIAVMALFQIYLGALVAGLDAGLSYNTWPLMDGALIPGDLFIQSPGWRNLFENPKTVQFVHRCGAYVLLALVVIHMIANLRLAPHSTHARRSVVLACLVLMQASIGIMTLILQVPIVWGVAHQAGALFVLCFAIAHWRGFVGEYPPETRMVRG, from the coding sequence ATGATAGAAGAACGGCTGACGCGGCAGATGGACACCGCCCGGCGTAATCGTCGCCAGATCCGCATCTGGCTCGGTGTCGTCGTGTTTGCGCTGTTCGCGCTGGTCCTTGTCGGCGGTGCGACACGTCTGACCGAATCGGGCCTCTCCATCACCGAGTGGAAGCCGATCCACGGCGTCATCCCGCCGCTTTCGGAGGCGGAGTGGGACGAGGAGTTCACGCTCTACAAGCAGATCCCGCAATATTCCCAAGTCAACAGCGATATGACCGTCGAGGGCTTCAAGACGATCTTCTGGTGGGAATGGGCGCACCGGGCGCTGGCGCGCTCCATTGGCGTCATCTTCGCACTGCCGCTCGCCGTCTTCTGGCTGACGGGCCGCATCGAGCGGCGGCTGAAGCTGCCGCTTCTCGGTATTCTCGCCCTTGGCGGCTTTCAGGGCTTCATCGGCTGGTGGATGGTCTCGTCGGGCCTCGTCAACCGCACGGATGTCAGCCAGTACCGGCTGGCGACCCATCTCATCATCGCCTGTCTGATCTTCTCGGCCTGTCTGTGGATCCTGCGGGGCCTTTCGCCGCACCGAAACGACGCGCCGCCGACGCGATATTCGATTCTGGTCGCGGCCGGCATCGCAGTGATGGCGCTGTTCCAGATCTATCTCGGTGCGCTCGTCGCCGGTCTGGATGCGGGCCTCAGCTACAACACATGGCCGCTGATGGATGGCGCGCTGATCCCCGGCGACCTTTTCATCCAGAGCCCTGGCTGGCGCAATCTTTTCGAAAACCCGAAGACCGTGCAATTCGTTCACCGCTGCGGCGCCTATGTCCTGCTCGCGCTGGTCGTGATCCACATGATCGCCAATCTGCGTCTGGCGCCGCATTCCACCCACGCCCGCCGCTCCGTCGTTCTCGCCTGTCTGGTCCTGATGCAAGCCTCGATCGGCATCATGACGCTGATCCTGCAGGTGCCGATCGTCTGGGGTGTCGCGCATCAAGCAGGCGCGCTCTTCGTACTCTGCTTCGCCATCGCGCACTGGCGCGGCTTCGTCGGCGAATATCCACCGGAAACCCGGATGGTGCGGGGGTAG
- the rpsI gene encoding 30S ribosomal protein S9, with the protein MADLSSLKELGTVVEASNAAPVHVKKIDAQGRSYATGKRKNAVARVWIKPGSGKITINGKAYPEYFARPVLQMILRQPIFAAARDGQFDIDATVAGGGLSGQAGAVRHGISKALTYYEPGLRPVLKKGGFLTRDSRVVERKKYGKAKARRSFQFSKR; encoded by the coding sequence GTGGCCGACCTCTCCTCTCTGAAAGAACTTGGCACGGTCGTGGAAGCCAGCAACGCTGCTCCCGTTCATGTCAAGAAGATCGACGCCCAGGGCCGCTCCTACGCGACCGGCAAGCGCAAGAACGCCGTCGCCCGCGTCTGGATCAAGCCGGGCTCCGGCAAGATCACCATCAACGGCAAGGCTTATCCCGAGTATTTCGCGCGTCCGGTTCTGCAGATGATTCTGCGCCAGCCGATCTTCGCAGCTGCTCGTGACGGCCAGTTCGACATCGACGCCACGGTTGCCGGCGGCGGTCTGTCCGGTCAGGCCGGTGCCGTTCGTCACGGCATTTCCAAGGCGCTCACCTACTACGAGCCGGGCCTGCGTCCGGTTCTCAAGAAGGGTGGCTTCCTGACCCGCGACAGCCGCGTCGTCGAGCGTAAGAAGTACGGCAAGGCGAAGGCCCGTCGTTCGTTCCAGTTCTCCAAGCGTTAA
- a CDS encoding GumC family protein, whose amino-acid sequence MSGFSDRQQDVDIDLGGLFRAIWRRRTRVLLTTVAVAALAFTAAHMISPRYDSEARLLIEPREPEFSSMTLQPSAASATSFDEPGISSEVQLLRSVDLIKQVARNMRLHELKEFDPTADPSAISDILVMLGLKRNPLDMPPEERVLKEFQEKLQVYQVEKSRVIGIQFTSKDSALAAAIPNEMAKIYLSLKAGAKLDSNTEASRWLEPEIANLREKVRAAEAKIAEYRSSSDLLPSGDSGTFATRELTDISTELARVRGDRATAEARAENVRAALSSGRGAETLNEVVGSAMIQRLKESESQIQNQMADLSTTLLDGHPRIKALRSQLTGIRAQIREETQKILASLENEAKVGELRERQLTQQMNTLKASSAKAGEDEVGLRALEREAAAQRQLLETYLSRYREASSRTGASAAPADARVISSAVEPTEASFPKILPITIVAAMAAFLLSCVVIMLQELFSGRALRPVGGPAAVPVAVSAQPMPPVPPNTPEPRTKRGWSFRRDAAIVGSARGTVQHTVARDVPTVASSSASSSDVREQELATDVPIDGFFVENVAAALIVDRVPLAFIVSPTGDTGSRQTVALARMVSEEGRRVVLVDLTASGCPTAWMAMSANLPGITNLLADEIAFSDALHADRGSDAHIVPRGDADPAVAIQAIDRLQIVIEALTDAYDLVLVECADADAEAVSRLARAHDVEIIFSVPEVSAEDIVEIITEFAEAGYDHIHIMDAQLADQPLPEPDRRAA is encoded by the coding sequence ATGTCAGGCTTTAGCGACCGTCAACAGGACGTGGATATCGACCTCGGAGGTCTGTTCCGTGCGATCTGGCGTCGCCGGACGCGGGTACTCCTGACCACGGTGGCCGTGGCCGCACTTGCTTTCACCGCAGCGCACATGATCTCGCCCCGCTACGACAGCGAGGCGCGGCTGCTGATCGAGCCGCGCGAGCCGGAATTCAGCTCGATGACACTGCAACCTTCCGCCGCCAGCGCCACATCCTTCGACGAGCCGGGTATTTCGAGCGAGGTCCAACTGCTGCGGTCTGTGGACCTGATCAAGCAGGTGGCGCGCAACATGCGGCTGCACGAGTTGAAGGAGTTTGACCCGACCGCCGACCCGTCCGCCATCTCCGATATCCTCGTGATGCTCGGCCTCAAGCGCAATCCGCTCGATATGCCGCCGGAAGAACGGGTGCTGAAGGAGTTTCAGGAAAAGCTGCAGGTCTATCAGGTCGAGAAATCGCGGGTCATCGGCATCCAGTTTACCTCGAAGGATAGTGCGCTTGCCGCCGCCATTCCCAACGAGATGGCGAAGATTTATCTCTCGCTCAAGGCCGGCGCGAAGCTCGATTCCAACACGGAGGCGAGCCGCTGGTTGGAGCCCGAGATCGCCAACCTGCGGGAGAAGGTGCGGGCCGCGGAAGCGAAGATCGCCGAATACCGCTCCAGTTCCGATCTGCTGCCCTCCGGTGACAGCGGCACCTTTGCCACGCGCGAGCTCACTGATATCTCGACGGAACTCGCCCGCGTGCGCGGTGACCGGGCGACGGCCGAGGCGCGGGCAGAGAACGTGCGCGCTGCATTGTCCAGCGGCCGCGGCGCCGAGACCCTGAACGAGGTCGTGGGCTCCGCGATGATTCAGCGCCTGAAGGAGTCCGAATCACAGATCCAGAACCAAATGGCCGACCTGTCGACCACGCTGCTCGACGGCCATCCCCGAATCAAGGCTCTGCGCTCTCAGCTGACGGGCATCCGCGCGCAGATCCGCGAGGAAACGCAGAAGATTTTGGCAAGCCTCGAAAACGAGGCGAAGGTCGGCGAACTGCGCGAGCGCCAGCTGACCCAGCAGATGAACACGCTCAAGGCTTCTTCCGCCAAGGCCGGCGAAGACGAGGTCGGCCTGCGCGCGCTGGAACGCGAGGCCGCGGCCCAGCGCCAGCTTCTGGAAACATACCTGTCGCGCTACCGCGAGGCGAGCTCCCGCACCGGCGCCAGCGCTGCGCCGGCCGATGCGCGCGTGATCTCCAGCGCCGTCGAACCGACGGAAGCGAGCTTCCCGAAGATCCTGCCGATCACCATCGTCGCGGCAATGGCGGCCTTTCTCCTGAGCTGCGTCGTCATCATGTTGCAGGAGCTTTTCAGCGGCCGCGCCCTGCGCCCGGTCGGCGGACCCGCCGCGGTGCCGGTCGCGGTCTCCGCGCAACCCATGCCGCCTGTGCCGCCGAACACGCCGGAACCGCGGACGAAGCGCGGCTGGAGCTTTCGGCGGGATGCCGCGATCGTCGGGAGTGCGCGCGGGACGGTGCAGCACACGGTCGCCCGCGACGTTCCCACTGTCGCCTCCTCCTCCGCATCTTCCTCAGATGTTCGGGAACAGGAATTGGCGACCGATGTGCCAATCGACGGCTTCTTCGTGGAGAACGTGGCGGCCGCATTGATCGTCGATCGCGTACCGCTCGCCTTCATCGTATCCCCGACGGGCGATACCGGTTCCCGTCAGACGGTGGCGCTGGCGCGGATGGTCTCGGAGGAGGGGCGGCGCGTCGTGCTGGTCGATCTTACCGCGTCCGGCTGCCCGACGGCCTGGATGGCGATGTCCGCAAACCTGCCCGGAATCACCAATCTGCTCGCCGACGAGATTGCCTTTTCCGATGCGCTCCATGCGGACCGCGGCTCGGACGCGCATATCGTTCCGCGCGGCGATGCCGACCCGGCGGTGGCCATACAGGCGATCGACCGTCTCCAGATCGTCATCGAAGCCCTGACGGATGCCTACGACCTCGTGCTGGTCGAATGTGCAGACGCGGACGCGGAAGCGGTGTCGCGTCTCGCGCGCGCCCATGATGTCGAGATCATCTTTTCGGTGCCCGAGGTTTCCGCCGAGGACATCGTCGAGATCATCACGGAATTTGCGGAAGCCGGCTACGACCACATCCACATCATGGATGCGCAGCTTGCCGATCAGCCCCTGCCGGAGCCCGACCGCCGCGCCGCGTAA
- the speB gene encoding agmatinase produces the protein MTGKSIDHAITAGSLFSAASDPTHAGVLSFMRRRYSKTFTGVDAVVWGIPFDAATSNRPGARFGPQAIRRASAIFDNDPQYPFQRDLFAEMAVVDAGDCLLDYGRHDKTPATIEREAAGIIGSVPYLLTLGGDHFITLPLLRAHAARHGPLALVQFDAHQDTWPDAEGRIDHGSFVGSAVREGLIDPARSIQVGIRTHAPEDFGIRILYGDAVEEMSASAIAAKILAQTGGAAAYLTVDIDCLDPAFAPGTGTPVSGGFSSAKLLSVLRQLAPLDIRGSDVVEVAPAYDHADITAIAASTVAMYMLGLRAERLASGRSSSPVCYQTESTT, from the coding sequence ATGACCGGCAAATCGATCGATCACGCCATCACAGCCGGTTCGCTGTTCAGCGCTGCCAGCGACCCCACCCATGCGGGCGTCCTGTCCTTCATGCGCCGCCGTTACAGCAAGACATTCACGGGTGTCGATGCCGTCGTCTGGGGCATACCGTTCGATGCGGCGACGTCCAACCGGCCGGGCGCCCGCTTCGGGCCGCAGGCCATCCGGCGCGCATCGGCTATCTTCGACAATGATCCGCAATATCCGTTCCAGCGCGACCTCTTTGCCGAGATGGCCGTGGTCGATGCCGGCGACTGCCTGCTCGACTATGGGCGTCACGACAAGACACCGGCCACGATCGAACGGGAGGCGGCCGGCATCATCGGGTCCGTGCCGTATCTGCTGACGCTCGGCGGCGACCACTTCATCACCTTGCCGCTGTTGCGGGCACATGCCGCCCGGCACGGGCCGCTCGCTCTGGTCCAGTTCGACGCACATCAGGATACGTGGCCCGACGCGGAAGGACGGATCGATCACGGCTCGTTCGTCGGAAGCGCCGTGCGCGAGGGTCTTATCGATCCCGCACGCTCGATACAGGTCGGCATCCGCACCCATGCGCCGGAGGATTTCGGCATTCGCATTCTCTATGGCGATGCCGTCGAGGAGATGAGCGCCTCGGCCATCGCGGCAAAGATCCTCGCGCAGACCGGGGGCGCCGCCGCCTATCTCACCGTCGACATCGACTGCCTCGATCCTGCCTTCGCGCCGGGCACGGGCACACCGGTCTCCGGCGGGTTTTCGAGCGCGAAGCTCCTGTCGGTCCTGCGGCAGCTGGCGCCGCTCGACATTCGCGGGTCCGACGTGGTCGAGGTGGCGCCCGCCTACGACCATGCCGATATCACCGCCATTGCCGCTTCCACCGTCGCGATGTATATGCTCGGCCTGCGCGCAGAGCGGCTTGCAAGCGGGCGGTCATCGTCGCCGGTCTGTTATCAAACTGAATCAACGACGTGA
- a CDS encoding DUF2842 domain-containing protein: MPVRLRKLIGTILIIALVISYALIATTFAELLLGASPWWVHLLYFFFTGLLWVLPAMLIIKWMEKPAKPRS; the protein is encoded by the coding sequence ATGCCGGTGCGCCTTCGCAAGCTGATCGGGACGATTCTCATCATCGCGCTCGTCATTTCCTACGCGCTCATCGCCACCACCTTCGCCGAACTGCTGCTTGGCGCATCGCCGTGGTGGGTGCATCTCCTCTACTTCTTCTTCACCGGCCTTCTCTGGGTGCTGCCGGCCATGCTGATCATCAAGTGGATGGAGAAGCCCGCCAAGCCGCGCTCGTGA
- a CDS encoding metallophosphoesterase family protein produces MKIAVIADIHGNAPALEAVLADIDSQGIREIANLGDHLSGPIDPARTADLLMARNIVSIRGNHDRALITLAPDAMIATDRFTHAALDDRHFAWLRTLAPTRHMNEQGLFLCHGTPESDLVYWLEDLTAAGVVHRADAARIERLAAGIDVPVLLCAHTHIPRLVTLSDGRLVINPGSVGCPAYADDEPVAHKVETGTPRASYAVIDKRADGSTDVAFRLVAYDHVLAARLAEGNGRPDWARALATGWV; encoded by the coding sequence ATGAAGATCGCCGTCATCGCAGATATCCACGGCAATGCCCCGGCGCTCGAAGCCGTGCTTGCCGACATCGACAGCCAGGGCATCCGCGAGATCGCCAATCTCGGCGATCATCTCAGCGGCCCCATCGACCCGGCCCGCACGGCCGATCTCCTGATGGCGCGCAATATCGTCTCGATCCGCGGCAATCACGACCGCGCGCTGATCACGCTTGCCCCTGACGCCATGATCGCGACCGATCGCTTCACGCATGCAGCGCTCGATGATCGCCACTTTGCCTGGCTGCGCACGCTTGCGCCAACGCGGCACATGAATGAGCAAGGCCTTTTTCTCTGCCACGGCACGCCGGAAAGCGATCTTGTCTACTGGCTGGAGGACCTGACCGCGGCGGGTGTCGTGCACCGAGCGGATGCGGCGCGCATCGAACGCCTTGCGGCCGGCATTGACGTGCCCGTGCTCCTTTGCGCGCATACGCATATTCCCCGCCTCGTCACGCTGTCCGACGGACGGCTCGTGATCAATCCCGGCAGCGTCGGCTGCCCGGCCTATGCGGACGATGAGCCCGTGGCCCATAAGGTGGAAACCGGAACGCCGCGCGCATCCTATGCCGTGATTGACAAGCGTGCGGATGGCAGCACCGATGTCGCCTTCCGGCTCGTGGCCTACGACCACGTCTTGGCCGCCCGTCTTGCGGAGGGGAACGGCCGCCCGGACTGGGCGCGGGCGCTTGCCACAGGTTGGGTGTAA
- a CDS encoding GNAT family N-acetyltransferase, with the protein MNAHISAFSIDTPLAGLRSEANTDVTTGVPSDLIVSVHVLMSALETDWRALEASNTVSLHQSFDWCASWVATHVERPLLLRGWLGDRTIFILPLELVRNGLFRTARFIGAPHSNINTGIFAEDLGGLPRETLAEWVRQELVTKLAHVADIVTLEKIPLEWRGQPHALASLPSIRNQNASYQLPLLPDFAATLAQLNAKRRRKKFRVSERRMETYGGYDYIIAEGLDERRAILDVFLAQKAARFETLGLPNVFRDAPTQAFLRAAISHDGTAESRPLALHALRLRSEADTRIVAIAGVSRKGDHMICQFGSIDETLAADASPGELLFYRIIERACGEGVRLFDFGIGDQPYKRSWCTVETAQYDIILPLTLRGRVAAGVHRLIVRAKRAIKSNRQIYCAVQRFRQKHQGKTASVSADIDGD; encoded by the coding sequence ATGAATGCCCATATCAGTGCTTTTTCGATCGACACCCCGCTCGCGGGCCTACGCAGCGAAGCCAATACCGACGTGACCACAGGCGTGCCTTCGGATCTCATCGTGTCGGTGCATGTTCTGATGTCCGCGCTGGAAACGGACTGGCGGGCGCTGGAGGCCTCCAATACCGTTTCGCTGCACCAGAGCTTCGACTGGTGCGCAAGCTGGGTGGCGACGCATGTCGAGCGGCCGCTTCTGCTGCGCGGCTGGCTTGGCGATCGCACCATCTTCATCCTGCCGCTCGAGCTGGTGCGCAACGGGCTGTTCCGCACGGCCCGCTTCATCGGCGCGCCGCACAGCAATATCAACACTGGCATCTTCGCCGAGGACCTGGGCGGCCTGCCGCGCGAGACACTGGCGGAATGGGTCCGGCAGGAACTCGTCACCAAGCTTGCCCATGTCGCCGACATCGTCACGCTGGAGAAGATTCCCCTGGAATGGCGGGGCCAGCCCCATGCGCTCGCTTCCCTGCCCTCCATCCGCAACCAGAATGCCTCCTACCAGTTGCCACTGCTGCCGGATTTCGCAGCCACGCTCGCGCAGCTCAACGCCAAGCGCCGCCGCAAGAAGTTCCGCGTGTCCGAGCGGCGCATGGAGACCTATGGCGGCTATGACTACATCATCGCCGAAGGCCTCGACGAGCGTCGCGCGATTCTTGACGTGTTCCTGGCCCAGAAGGCCGCACGGTTCGAGACTCTGGGGTTGCCGAACGTCTTTCGGGACGCGCCGACGCAGGCCTTCTTGCGCGCGGCGATTTCCCATGACGGAACGGCCGAAAGCCGCCCGCTGGCGCTGCACGCGCTGCGCCTTCGCAGCGAAGCCGACACCCGCATCGTGGCCATCGCCGGCGTATCGCGCAAGGGCGACCACATGATCTGCCAGTTCGGGTCGATCGACGAGACGCTGGCCGCAGATGCGAGCCCGGGCGAACTCCTGTTTTACAGGATCATCGAGCGGGCCTGCGGCGAAGGCGTCCGCCTGTTCGATTTCGGAATCGGCGACCAGCCCTACAAGCGTTCCTGGTGCACGGTCGAAACGGCGCAATACGATATCATCCTGCCCCTCACGCTTCGCGGCCGGGTCGCGGCCGGCGTCCACCGGCTGATCGTGCGCGCCAAGCGTGCCATCAAGTCGAACCGCCAGATCTATTGCGCCGTCCAGCGGTTCCGCCAGAAGCATCAGGGCAAGACGGCGTCGGTATCGGCAGACATCGACGGGGACTGA